Proteins encoded in a region of the Vibrio ponticus genome:
- a CDS encoding PTS system mannose/fructose/sorbose family transporter subunit IID, translated as MASDITAGTLADKNTKVHESLVDDIDSYEDTTPRKVITKRDLWICSLRGLFMEGNFNFERMQAGGFAYSIIPALKKIHGDNKRDYAKSLKNHLQFFNASPKLFTFLLGTAIAMEENKEKPSTVNVMKVAGMGPTGGIGDAIDHMTLMPLTLALGASIAIEGSIAGPFVFFVLYQVVHFLVYFGLMFMGYKAGTAAMVNMSSATEKLAKAANIMGIFVIGALSATFIKVQTTASLELGGKVVELQSALFDKIMPNILPLALVFFMLKMVKGTGFWAKPPVLIFSTLAAGVIGHFFGIL; from the coding sequence GGTTCATGAAAGTCTGGTTGATGATATTGATTCATACGAAGACACCACACCGCGCAAAGTCATTACTAAACGAGATCTTTGGATCTGTTCGCTACGCGGTCTGTTTATGGAAGGTAACTTTAACTTCGAACGTATGCAGGCAGGTGGTTTTGCTTACTCAATCATCCCAGCATTGAAGAAAATCCATGGCGATAACAAACGTGATTACGCCAAGTCATTGAAGAACCACCTACAGTTCTTCAATGCGAGCCCGAAACTGTTTACTTTCTTGCTTGGTACTGCCATTGCAATGGAAGAGAACAAAGAGAAGCCATCAACGGTAAACGTTATGAAGGTGGCTGGTATGGGTCCAACGGGGGGTATCGGTGATGCAATCGACCACATGACGTTGATGCCTCTTACCCTGGCGTTGGGTGCTTCGATTGCAATTGAAGGTTCTATCGCGGGTCCATTTGTATTCTTCGTCTTGTACCAAGTTGTTCACTTCTTAGTGTACTTCGGTTTGATGTTCATGGGTTACAAAGCGGGTACCGCCGCAATGGTGAACATGAGCTCGGCGACAGAGAAGCTGGCGAAGGCGGCAAACATCATGGGTATCTTTGTTATCGGTGCGCTGTCTGCCACCTTTATCAAGGTGCAGACCACCGCGTCACTCGAACTCGGTGGCAAAGTGGTGGAGCTGCAAAGTGCCTTGTTTGACAAAATTATGCCAAACATCCTGCCTCTAGCCCTGGTGTTCTTCATGCTCAAGATGGTGAAAGGCACGGGCTTCTGGGCGAAACCGCCAGTACTGATTTTCTCGACCCTGGCAGCGGGTGTAATCGGTCACTTCTTCGGCATTTTGTAA
- the agaF gene encoding PTS galactosamine/N-acetylgalactosamine transporter subunit IIA — protein MIGIVVSGHINFATGMQSAVRAIAGEQEQMAFIDFVESISTDQLEALLRQAAQDVDSGEGVLFLTDIPGGSPCNRAMAIMMDTPNVELIGGVNLPMIANAAFEREGVTLQELVAMLLEIGGSSMQDMRQQLAAAMQSEPELEFEGGL, from the coding sequence ATGATTGGTATTGTTGTTTCAGGTCACATCAATTTTGCTACTGGTATGCAATCCGCGGTGAGAGCGATTGCCGGTGAGCAAGAGCAGATGGCGTTTATTGATTTTGTCGAGTCTATTTCAACGGATCAGCTTGAGGCGCTACTTCGCCAAGCGGCGCAAGATGTAGATTCAGGTGAAGGGGTGTTGTTTCTGACGGATATCCCCGGTGGCTCGCCATGTAACCGTGCGATGGCAATTATGATGGATACCCCAAATGTTGAACTCATTGGTGGTGTGAACTTACCAATGATCGCCAATGCTGCGTTTGAACGAGAAGGCGTAACGTTGCAAGAGTTAGTCGCAATGTTGTTAGAGATTGGTGGCTCAAGTATGCAAGATATGCGTCAGCAATTAGCAGCGGCTATGCAGTCAGAACCTGAACTTGAATTTGAAGGTGGTTTATAA
- the nagA gene encoding N-acetylglucosamine-6-phosphate deacetylase has translation MRYALLADRVFTPQGIVDDLVVIIANGKIEALTRETPTDCPVIRLEGQSLLPGLVDMHIHGRSGADVMDATHSALQTIANALPQTGVVAWVGTTVTAPWQNILNALQQVQQFTLGEKNQGAELLGSFLEGPYFTEPRRGSHLTEYLKAPSITELEQLYQVAGRSLLRVALAPEIAGAMSAFDWLSEHQIKASVAHTDASFAQVTQAYQRGADCGVHLFNGMSGLHHREPGCCGALLYHDMLAELIADGVHVNPVMMELVYRLKGYQGIALITDCMRAGGLEDGEYLLGTQMITVTNGAARTACNSLAGSTCSLAQALRNMVNDSHVPVWDAVQMASWVPAKYLGLAHRLGSIAVGMDASLTIMNQALEVQGTLIRGDWAYQTETTQSHPLPC, from the coding sequence ATGCGTTATGCTTTGCTCGCTGATCGCGTTTTTACACCACAAGGCATAGTGGACGATCTCGTGGTGATCATTGCCAACGGTAAAATTGAGGCGTTGACGCGAGAGACACCGACAGACTGTCCAGTGATACGTCTAGAAGGTCAATCACTGCTGCCAGGCTTGGTGGATATGCACATTCACGGGCGCTCAGGTGCAGACGTGATGGATGCGACACATTCGGCATTGCAAACTATTGCTAACGCGCTACCACAAACGGGTGTGGTTGCTTGGGTTGGCACCACGGTTACCGCCCCGTGGCAAAATATTCTAAACGCATTACAACAGGTACAGCAGTTTACTTTAGGTGAGAAAAACCAAGGTGCAGAGCTACTCGGTAGTTTTCTTGAAGGTCCTTATTTCACTGAGCCTCGTCGCGGTTCTCACTTAACCGAGTACCTAAAAGCACCATCAATCACTGAGTTAGAACAGTTATATCAAGTGGCAGGGCGTTCCTTATTGCGAGTCGCACTTGCCCCAGAAATAGCAGGCGCGATGAGCGCGTTTGACTGGCTCTCAGAACATCAGATTAAAGCTTCCGTTGCTCACACAGATGCCTCGTTTGCGCAGGTCACCCAAGCCTATCAACGCGGTGCAGATTGTGGCGTGCATTTATTTAACGGTATGAGTGGTTTACACCATCGAGAGCCCGGTTGTTGCGGCGCGCTGCTGTACCACGACATGTTAGCGGAGTTGATTGCCGATGGTGTACATGTCAATCCCGTGATGATGGAGTTGGTTTATCGTCTCAAAGGCTATCAAGGCATCGCTTTGATTACTGACTGTATGCGCGCTGGTGGGCTGGAAGATGGTGAATACCTACTCGGTACTCAAATGATAACCGTCACTAATGGCGCCGCGCGTACCGCCTGTAACTCGCTTGCGGGAAGCACCTGCAGCTTAGCTCAAGCGCTGCGCAATATGGTGAATGATAGCCATGTTCCCGTTTGGGATGCTGTACAAATGGCATCATGGGTTCCTGCCAAATATCTTGGGCTTGCCCATCGACTAGGCAGTATTGCTGTCGGTATGGATGCCAGCCTAACAATTATGAATCAAGCATTAGAAGTACAAGGTACTTTAATTAGAGGCGACTGGGCTTATCAAACTGAGACCACCCAGAGCCACCCCTTACCTTGCTGA
- the kduI gene encoding 5-dehydro-4-deoxy-D-glucuronate isomerase codes for MEIRQPIHSDHAKQLDTEGLRKQFLIENMFQEGQLNLTYSHIDRIIVGGAVPTTETLSLEGGKEIGVDYFLERRELGVINIGEPGLVIVDAETYEIGTREAIYVGKGVQEVKFASVSADKPARFYVNSAPAHMSYPTRKITREDASPETLGSQENCNVRTINKYLHPSVLPTCQLSMGLTELAPGSLWNTMPCHTHERRMEVYLYFNMKDDNIVFHYMGEPQETRHIIMRNEQAVISPSWSIHSGVGTAAYTFIWSMVGENQTFHDMDHVAMSDLK; via the coding sequence ATGGAAATTCGTCAACCTATTCATAGTGACCACGCGAAACAATTAGATACCGAAGGTCTTCGTAAACAGTTTCTTATTGAGAATATGTTCCAAGAAGGGCAACTCAACTTAACTTACAGCCACATTGACCGCATTATTGTCGGGGGCGCGGTTCCGACGACAGAGACGTTAAGCTTAGAAGGCGGCAAGGAAATTGGCGTGGACTACTTCCTTGAGCGTCGTGAGTTGGGCGTGATTAACATCGGTGAACCGGGCTTAGTTATTGTTGACGCTGAAACTTACGAGATTGGCACGCGTGAAGCCATTTACGTAGGCAAAGGTGTCCAAGAGGTGAAGTTTGCTAGCGTATCTGCAGACAAGCCAGCACGTTTTTATGTCAATAGTGCACCAGCACATATGAGTTATCCGACGCGTAAAATCACTCGTGAAGATGCTTCGCCAGAAACACTAGGTAGCCAAGAAAACTGTAACGTACGAACGATCAACAAATACCTTCACCCATCAGTATTGCCAACTTGCCAACTCTCGATGGGCTTAACGGAGCTTGCTCCGGGTAGCCTATGGAATACCATGCCTTGCCATACTCATGAGCGCCGTATGGAAGTGTATCTTTATTTCAATATGAAAGATGACAACATCGTGTTCCATTACATGGGTGAACCGCAAGAAACGCGTCATATCATTATGCGTAATGAACAAGCGGTGATCAGCCCAAGCTGGTCAATTCACTCCGGTGTAGGCACTGCGGCGTATACCTTTATTTGGAGCATGGTGGGTGAGAACCAAACCTTCCACGATATGGACCACGTCGCAATGAGCGATTTGAAATAA